In a genomic window of Gadus macrocephalus chromosome 9, ASM3116895v1:
- the ppfibp1b gene encoding liprin-beta-1b isoform X3, translating into MMSDASDMLAAALEQMDGIIAGSKALDYSNGMFDCQSPTSPFMGNLRALHLLEDLRSVLELMDDEEQEGLRCQIPHSTALSLGEWLQGHLSNGYISLSGGDQYQERLTRLESDKESLVLQVSVLTDQVDAQGEKIRDLDVCLEDNRDKLNSTEEMLQQELLCRASLETQKLELMSEVSSLKLKLNAIEKERRDLDRFGDSEELILEVNELRYRLQEMESDRIQYEKKLKSTKEELAALRRQQENGDGGPRRAEAGPERVSHADEPLRQRLKEKHVEVQRMKKAVESLMAANEEKDRKIEELKQSALRSRRLQDAGVQGKREDKDGENMETDSDCSTLVIKTMSAADGLDGRGGPASEGRGRSPDQESLSGGSEMRLSGHADSSPYDPGTAPEPPSATSGSNEENCKSWSQDDHDSVTNEKNKANEEMSKLTEKPPAGGSATLPGPLGPPADDSFGSRKGRSSFGKGFFKLRGGKRTTSTPNLDRSRSASAPMLAEVERPGTEHLDLAGLPQRSPTSDSTHTLPTTPETGKKKATGIKRLFGKLRRSQSTTFNLDDNLSEGEFKRGGVRSTAGPRLGWSRDLQHTNSELDAPFARWSKEQVCEWLKEQGLGLYGNMARVWVSSGQTLLQASQQDLERELGIKHPLHRKKLQLALQALGSEEEDNKSKLDYNWVTRWLDDIGLPQYKTQFDEGRVDGRMLHYMTVDDLLSLKVGSVLHHLSIKRAIQVLRLNHYQPNCLRRRPSHENNISPAEVSQWTNHRVMEWLRSVDLAEYAPNLRGSGVHGGLMVLEPRFNVETMALLLNIPPNKTLLRRHLATHFSVLVGLEAQQLKQESLEHPDYLLLTATAKVKPKKAFGGFGTLRRKRQEDSEEYVCPMDVEMPKGRSFQRGYGGELQIYEDDLDRLEQVTLEQMEDSEGTVRQIGAFSEEIQNLTSMLKEDEFFKEESYSPNPSVTDEESTA; encoded by the exons ATGATGTCTGATGCCAGTGACATGCTGGCGGCGGCTCTGGAGCAGATGGATGGAATCATAGCAG GCTCCAAGGCCCTGGACTACTCCAACGGCATGTTTGACTGCCAGTCGCCCACATCGCCCTTCATGGGCAACCTGCGGGCGCTGCACCTCCTGGAGGACCTGCGCAGCGTGCTGGAGCTCATGGAcgacgaggagcaggagggccTGCGCTGCCAGATCCCCCACTCCACCGCCCTCAGCCTGGGGGAGTGGCTGCAGGGACACCTG TCTAACGGCTACATCTCCCTGAGTGGCGGGGATCAGTACCAGGAGCGCCTGACCCGGCTGGAGAGTGACAAGGAGTCTCTGGTGCTGCAG GTGAGCGTTCTGACGGACCAGGTGGATGCGCAGGGGGAGAAGATCAGAGACCTGGACGTCTGTCTGGAGGACAACCGAGATAAACTCAACAGCACAGAGGAGATGCTGCAGCAG gAGCTGCTGTGCAGGGCCTCCCTGGAGACCCAGAAGCTGGAGCTGATGTCAGAGGTCTCCAGTCTGAAGCTCAAGCTGAACGCCATCGAGAAGGAGCGGCGAGACCTGGACCGGTTCGGAGACAGCGAG GAGCTGATCCTAGAGGTCAACGAGCTGCGCTACAGACTGCAGGAGATGGAGAGTGACAGGATACAGTACGAGAAGAAACTCAAGTCCACCAAG GAGGAACTGGCGGCGCTGAGGAGGCAGCAGGAGAACGGAGACGGGGGGCCGAGGAGGGCGGAGGCGGGCCCAGAAAGAG TCTCTCATGCAGACGAGCCTCTTAGACAGAGGCTGAAGGAGAAAC ACGTGGAAGTTCAGAGGATGAAGAAGGCGGTGGAATCTCTCATGGCGGCCAATGAAGAGAAG GACCGGAAGATTGAGGAGCTAAAGCAGTCGGCCCTGCGGTCCAGGAGGCTCCAGGACGCGGGGGTGCAGGGGAAGAGAG AAGACAAAGACGGGGAGAACATGGAGACTGACAGCGACTGTTCTACGCTGGTCATCAAAACGATGAGCGCCGCGGACGGGCTGGACGGACGAGGAGGCCCCGCCtctgaggggagagggaggagcccggaccag GAGAGTCTGAGTGGAGGGAGTGAGATGCGTCTGTCTGGCCACGCTGACTCCTCCCCGTACGACCCTGGCACTGCCCCGGAGCCCCCCTCCGCCACCTCAGGAAG CAATGAGGAAAACTGCAAGTCTTGGAGTCAGGACGACCACGACTCTGTAACCAATGAGAAG AACAAGGCCAACGAGGAGATGAGCAAGCTGACGGAGAAGCCCCCCGCAGGAGGGTCCGCCACGCTGCCGGGCCCCCTGGGGCCCCCGGCTGACGACAGCTTCGGCTCGCGGAAGGGGCGGTCCTCCTTCGGGAAGGGCTTCTTCAAGCTGAGGGGGGGCAAGAGGACGACCAGCACGCCCAACCTCG ACCGCAGCAGGAGTGCGAGCGCGCCTATGCTAG CGGAGGTGGAGCGGCCCGGGACGGAGCACCTGGACCTGGCGGGGCTGCCCCAGCGCTCCCCCACCAGCGACAGCACGCACACGCTGCCCACCACCCCCGAGACCGGCAAGAAGAAGGCCACCGGCATCAAGAGGCTCTTCGGGAA GCTGAGAAGGAGTCAATCGACAACGTTTAACCTGGACGACAACCTGTCGGAGGGGGAGTtcaagagggggggggtgcgctCCACAGCCGGCCCCCGGCTGGGCTGGTCACGGGACCTGCAGCACACCAACAG TGAACTGGACGCTCCGTTTGCGCGCTGGTCGAAGGAGCAGGTGTGTGAGTGGCTGAAGGAGCAGGGCCTAGGCCTGTACGGGAACATGGCCCGCGTCTGGGTTTCCTCGGGACAGACGCTGCTGCAGGCCTCTCAGCAGGACCTAGAGCGG gagctgGGCATTAAGCACCCTCTTCACAGGAAGAAGCTGCAGCTCGCACTGCAGGCACTCGGCTCGGAGGAGGAAGACAACAAGAGCAAGCTGGATTACAACTGGGTGACCA GGTGGCTGGACGACATTGGTCTGCCCCAGTACAAAACCCAGTTTGATGAAGGTCGGGTCGACGGCCGCATGCTGCACTACATGACCGTG GACGACCTCCTCTCCCTGAAGGTGGGCAgcgtcctccaccacctcagcaTCAAGAGAGCCATCCAGGTGTTGCGGCTCAACCACTACCAACCCAACTGCCTCCGCCGCCGACCCTCCCACGAG AACAACATCTCCCCGGCGGAGGTCTCCCAGTGGACCAACCACAGGGTCATGGAGTGGCTGCGCTCCGTGGACCTGGCGGAGTACGCCCCCAACCTGAGGGGCAGCGGGGTGCACGGGGGCCTCATG GTCCTGGAGCCGCGCTTCAACGTGGAGACCATGGCCCTGCTGCTCAACATCCCCCCCAACAAGACGCTGCTGCGCCGCCACCTGGCCACCCACTTCAGCGTGCTGGTGGGGCTGGAGGCCcagcagctcaagcaggagAGCCTGGAGCACCCCGACTACCTGCTGCTGACCGCCACCGCCAAGGTCAAG CCGAAGAAGGCCTTCGGTGGCTTCGGGACGCTGCGGAGGAAGAGGCAGGAGGACAGTGAGGAGTACGTCTGTCCCATGGACGTGGAGATGCCCAAGGGACGCAGCTTCCAGCGGGGATACGGAGGAGAGCTCCAGATATACGAGGACGACCTGGACCGCCTAGAGCAGGTAACCCTAGAACAG ATGGAGGACTCAGAGGGAACAGTGAGACAGATCGGTGCTTTCTCCGAGGAGATCCAGAACCTGACG AGCATGCTGAAAGAGGATGAGTTCTTCAAAGAGGAGTCTTACTCGCCCAACCCCAGCGTCACAGACGAGGAATCAACAGCGTGA
- the ppfibp1b gene encoding liprin-beta-1b isoform X4: MMSDASDMLAAALEQMDGIIAGSKALDYSNGMFDCQSPTSPFMGNLRALHLLEDLRSVLELMDDEEQEGLRCQIPHSTALSLGEWLQGHLSNGYISLSGGDQYQERLTRLESDKESLVLQVSVLTDQVDAQGEKIRDLDVCLEDNRDKLNSTEEMLQQELLCRASLETQKLELMSEVSSLKLKLNAIEKERRDLDRFGDSEELILEVNELRYRLQEMESDRIQYEKKLKSTKEELAALRRQQENGDGGPRRAEAGPERVSHADEPLRQRLKEKHVEVQRMKKAVESLMAANEEKDRKIEELKQSALRSRRLQDAGVQGKRGGTHRCSEDKDGENMETDSDCSTLVIKTMSAADGLDGRGGPASEGRGRSPDQESLSGGSEMRLSGHADSSPYDPGTAPEPPSATSGSNEENCKSWSQDDHDSVTNEKNKANEEMSKLTEKPPAGGSATLPGPLGPPADDSFGSRKGRSSFGKGFFKLRGGKRTTSTPNLAEVERPGTEHLDLAGLPQRSPTSDSTHTLPTTPETGKKKATGIKRLFGKLRRSQSTTFNLDDNLSEGEFKRGGVRSTAGPRLGWSRDLQHTNSELDAPFARWSKEQVCEWLKEQGLGLYGNMARVWVSSGQTLLQASQQDLERELGIKHPLHRKKLQLALQALGSEEEDNKSKLDYNWVTRWLDDIGLPQYKTQFDEGRVDGRMLHYMTVDDLLSLKVGSVLHHLSIKRAIQVLRLNHYQPNCLRRRPSHENNISPAEVSQWTNHRVMEWLRSVDLAEYAPNLRGSGVHGGLMVLEPRFNVETMALLLNIPPNKTLLRRHLATHFSVLVGLEAQQLKQESLEHPDYLLLTATAKVKPKKAFGGFGTLRRKRQEDSEEYVCPMDVEMPKGRSFQRGYGGELQIYEDDLDRLEQVTLEQMEDSEGTVRQIGAFSEEIQNLTSMLKEDEFFKEESYSPNPSVTDEESTA; this comes from the exons ATGATGTCTGATGCCAGTGACATGCTGGCGGCGGCTCTGGAGCAGATGGATGGAATCATAGCAG GCTCCAAGGCCCTGGACTACTCCAACGGCATGTTTGACTGCCAGTCGCCCACATCGCCCTTCATGGGCAACCTGCGGGCGCTGCACCTCCTGGAGGACCTGCGCAGCGTGCTGGAGCTCATGGAcgacgaggagcaggagggccTGCGCTGCCAGATCCCCCACTCCACCGCCCTCAGCCTGGGGGAGTGGCTGCAGGGACACCTG TCTAACGGCTACATCTCCCTGAGTGGCGGGGATCAGTACCAGGAGCGCCTGACCCGGCTGGAGAGTGACAAGGAGTCTCTGGTGCTGCAG GTGAGCGTTCTGACGGACCAGGTGGATGCGCAGGGGGAGAAGATCAGAGACCTGGACGTCTGTCTGGAGGACAACCGAGATAAACTCAACAGCACAGAGGAGATGCTGCAGCAG gAGCTGCTGTGCAGGGCCTCCCTGGAGACCCAGAAGCTGGAGCTGATGTCAGAGGTCTCCAGTCTGAAGCTCAAGCTGAACGCCATCGAGAAGGAGCGGCGAGACCTGGACCGGTTCGGAGACAGCGAG GAGCTGATCCTAGAGGTCAACGAGCTGCGCTACAGACTGCAGGAGATGGAGAGTGACAGGATACAGTACGAGAAGAAACTCAAGTCCACCAAG GAGGAACTGGCGGCGCTGAGGAGGCAGCAGGAGAACGGAGACGGGGGGCCGAGGAGGGCGGAGGCGGGCCCAGAAAGAG TCTCTCATGCAGACGAGCCTCTTAGACAGAGGCTGAAGGAGAAAC ACGTGGAAGTTCAGAGGATGAAGAAGGCGGTGGAATCTCTCATGGCGGCCAATGAAGAGAAG GACCGGAAGATTGAGGAGCTAAAGCAGTCGGCCCTGCGGTCCAGGAGGCTCCAGGACGCGGGGGTGCAGGGGAAGAGAGGTGGGACCCACCGCTGTTCTG AAGACAAAGACGGGGAGAACATGGAGACTGACAGCGACTGTTCTACGCTGGTCATCAAAACGATGAGCGCCGCGGACGGGCTGGACGGACGAGGAGGCCCCGCCtctgaggggagagggaggagcccggaccag GAGAGTCTGAGTGGAGGGAGTGAGATGCGTCTGTCTGGCCACGCTGACTCCTCCCCGTACGACCCTGGCACTGCCCCGGAGCCCCCCTCCGCCACCTCAGGAAG CAATGAGGAAAACTGCAAGTCTTGGAGTCAGGACGACCACGACTCTGTAACCAATGAGAAG AACAAGGCCAACGAGGAGATGAGCAAGCTGACGGAGAAGCCCCCCGCAGGAGGGTCCGCCACGCTGCCGGGCCCCCTGGGGCCCCCGGCTGACGACAGCTTCGGCTCGCGGAAGGGGCGGTCCTCCTTCGGGAAGGGCTTCTTCAAGCTGAGGGGGGGCAAGAGGACGACCAGCACGCCCAACCTCG CGGAGGTGGAGCGGCCCGGGACGGAGCACCTGGACCTGGCGGGGCTGCCCCAGCGCTCCCCCACCAGCGACAGCACGCACACGCTGCCCACCACCCCCGAGACCGGCAAGAAGAAGGCCACCGGCATCAAGAGGCTCTTCGGGAA GCTGAGAAGGAGTCAATCGACAACGTTTAACCTGGACGACAACCTGTCGGAGGGGGAGTtcaagagggggggggtgcgctCCACAGCCGGCCCCCGGCTGGGCTGGTCACGGGACCTGCAGCACACCAACAG TGAACTGGACGCTCCGTTTGCGCGCTGGTCGAAGGAGCAGGTGTGTGAGTGGCTGAAGGAGCAGGGCCTAGGCCTGTACGGGAACATGGCCCGCGTCTGGGTTTCCTCGGGACAGACGCTGCTGCAGGCCTCTCAGCAGGACCTAGAGCGG gagctgGGCATTAAGCACCCTCTTCACAGGAAGAAGCTGCAGCTCGCACTGCAGGCACTCGGCTCGGAGGAGGAAGACAACAAGAGCAAGCTGGATTACAACTGGGTGACCA GGTGGCTGGACGACATTGGTCTGCCCCAGTACAAAACCCAGTTTGATGAAGGTCGGGTCGACGGCCGCATGCTGCACTACATGACCGTG GACGACCTCCTCTCCCTGAAGGTGGGCAgcgtcctccaccacctcagcaTCAAGAGAGCCATCCAGGTGTTGCGGCTCAACCACTACCAACCCAACTGCCTCCGCCGCCGACCCTCCCACGAG AACAACATCTCCCCGGCGGAGGTCTCCCAGTGGACCAACCACAGGGTCATGGAGTGGCTGCGCTCCGTGGACCTGGCGGAGTACGCCCCCAACCTGAGGGGCAGCGGGGTGCACGGGGGCCTCATG GTCCTGGAGCCGCGCTTCAACGTGGAGACCATGGCCCTGCTGCTCAACATCCCCCCCAACAAGACGCTGCTGCGCCGCCACCTGGCCACCCACTTCAGCGTGCTGGTGGGGCTGGAGGCCcagcagctcaagcaggagAGCCTGGAGCACCCCGACTACCTGCTGCTGACCGCCACCGCCAAGGTCAAG CCGAAGAAGGCCTTCGGTGGCTTCGGGACGCTGCGGAGGAAGAGGCAGGAGGACAGTGAGGAGTACGTCTGTCCCATGGACGTGGAGATGCCCAAGGGACGCAGCTTCCAGCGGGGATACGGAGGAGAGCTCCAGATATACGAGGACGACCTGGACCGCCTAGAGCAGGTAACCCTAGAACAG ATGGAGGACTCAGAGGGAACAGTGAGACAGATCGGTGCTTTCTCCGAGGAGATCCAGAACCTGACG AGCATGCTGAAAGAGGATGAGTTCTTCAAAGAGGAGTCTTACTCGCCCAACCCCAGCGTCACAGACGAGGAATCAACAGCGTGA
- the ppfibp1b gene encoding liprin-beta-1b isoform X6 — MMSDASDMLAAALEQMDGIIAGSKALDYSNGMFDCQSPTSPFMGNLRALHLLEDLRSVLELMDDEEQEGLRCQIPHSTALSLGEWLQGHLSNGYISLSGGDQYQERLTRLESDKESLVLQVSVLTDQVDAQGEKIRDLDVCLEDNRDKLNSTEEMLQQELLCRASLETQKLELMSEVSSLKLKLNAIEKERRDLDRFGDSEELILEVNELRYRLQEMESDRIQYEKKLKSTKEELAALRRQQENGDGGPRRAEAGPERVSHADEPLRQRLKEKHVEVQRMKKAVESLMAANEEKDRKIEELKQSALRSRRLQDAGVQGKRGGTHRCSEDKDGENMETDSDCSTLVIKTMSAADGLDGRGGPASEGRGRSPDQESLSGGSEMRLSGHADSSPYDPGTAPEPPSATSGSNEENCKSWSQDDHDSVTNEKNKANEEMSKLTEKPPAGGSATLPGPLGPPADDSFGSRKGRSSFGKGFFKLRGGKRTTSTPNLAEVERPGTEHLDLAGLPQRSPTSDSTHTLPTTPETGKKKATGIKRLFGKLRRSQSTTFNLDDNLSEGEFKRGGVRSTAGPRLGWSRDLQHTNSELDAPFARWSKEQVCEWLKEQGLGLYGNMARVWVSSGQTLLQASQQDLERELGIKHPLHRKKLQLALQALGSEEEDNKSKLDYNWVTRWLDDIGLPQYKTQFDEGRVDGRMLHYMTVDDLLSLKVGSVLHHLSIKRAIQVLRLNHYQPNCLRRRPSHENNISPAEVSQWTNHRVMEWLRSVDLAEYAPNLRGSGVHGGLMVLEPRFNVETMALLLNIPPNKTLLRRHLATHFSVLVGLEAQQLKQESLEHPDYLLLTATAKVKPKKAFGGFGTLRRKRQEDSEEYVCPMDVEMPKGRSFQRGYGGELQIYEDDLDRLEQMEDSEGTVRQIGAFSEEIQNLTSMLKEDEFFKEESYSPNPSVTDEESTA; from the exons ATGATGTCTGATGCCAGTGACATGCTGGCGGCGGCTCTGGAGCAGATGGATGGAATCATAGCAG GCTCCAAGGCCCTGGACTACTCCAACGGCATGTTTGACTGCCAGTCGCCCACATCGCCCTTCATGGGCAACCTGCGGGCGCTGCACCTCCTGGAGGACCTGCGCAGCGTGCTGGAGCTCATGGAcgacgaggagcaggagggccTGCGCTGCCAGATCCCCCACTCCACCGCCCTCAGCCTGGGGGAGTGGCTGCAGGGACACCTG TCTAACGGCTACATCTCCCTGAGTGGCGGGGATCAGTACCAGGAGCGCCTGACCCGGCTGGAGAGTGACAAGGAGTCTCTGGTGCTGCAG GTGAGCGTTCTGACGGACCAGGTGGATGCGCAGGGGGAGAAGATCAGAGACCTGGACGTCTGTCTGGAGGACAACCGAGATAAACTCAACAGCACAGAGGAGATGCTGCAGCAG gAGCTGCTGTGCAGGGCCTCCCTGGAGACCCAGAAGCTGGAGCTGATGTCAGAGGTCTCCAGTCTGAAGCTCAAGCTGAACGCCATCGAGAAGGAGCGGCGAGACCTGGACCGGTTCGGAGACAGCGAG GAGCTGATCCTAGAGGTCAACGAGCTGCGCTACAGACTGCAGGAGATGGAGAGTGACAGGATACAGTACGAGAAGAAACTCAAGTCCACCAAG GAGGAACTGGCGGCGCTGAGGAGGCAGCAGGAGAACGGAGACGGGGGGCCGAGGAGGGCGGAGGCGGGCCCAGAAAGAG TCTCTCATGCAGACGAGCCTCTTAGACAGAGGCTGAAGGAGAAAC ACGTGGAAGTTCAGAGGATGAAGAAGGCGGTGGAATCTCTCATGGCGGCCAATGAAGAGAAG GACCGGAAGATTGAGGAGCTAAAGCAGTCGGCCCTGCGGTCCAGGAGGCTCCAGGACGCGGGGGTGCAGGGGAAGAGAGGTGGGACCCACCGCTGTTCTG AAGACAAAGACGGGGAGAACATGGAGACTGACAGCGACTGTTCTACGCTGGTCATCAAAACGATGAGCGCCGCGGACGGGCTGGACGGACGAGGAGGCCCCGCCtctgaggggagagggaggagcccggaccag GAGAGTCTGAGTGGAGGGAGTGAGATGCGTCTGTCTGGCCACGCTGACTCCTCCCCGTACGACCCTGGCACTGCCCCGGAGCCCCCCTCCGCCACCTCAGGAAG CAATGAGGAAAACTGCAAGTCTTGGAGTCAGGACGACCACGACTCTGTAACCAATGAGAAG AACAAGGCCAACGAGGAGATGAGCAAGCTGACGGAGAAGCCCCCCGCAGGAGGGTCCGCCACGCTGCCGGGCCCCCTGGGGCCCCCGGCTGACGACAGCTTCGGCTCGCGGAAGGGGCGGTCCTCCTTCGGGAAGGGCTTCTTCAAGCTGAGGGGGGGCAAGAGGACGACCAGCACGCCCAACCTCG CGGAGGTGGAGCGGCCCGGGACGGAGCACCTGGACCTGGCGGGGCTGCCCCAGCGCTCCCCCACCAGCGACAGCACGCACACGCTGCCCACCACCCCCGAGACCGGCAAGAAGAAGGCCACCGGCATCAAGAGGCTCTTCGGGAA GCTGAGAAGGAGTCAATCGACAACGTTTAACCTGGACGACAACCTGTCGGAGGGGGAGTtcaagagggggggggtgcgctCCACAGCCGGCCCCCGGCTGGGCTGGTCACGGGACCTGCAGCACACCAACAG TGAACTGGACGCTCCGTTTGCGCGCTGGTCGAAGGAGCAGGTGTGTGAGTGGCTGAAGGAGCAGGGCCTAGGCCTGTACGGGAACATGGCCCGCGTCTGGGTTTCCTCGGGACAGACGCTGCTGCAGGCCTCTCAGCAGGACCTAGAGCGG gagctgGGCATTAAGCACCCTCTTCACAGGAAGAAGCTGCAGCTCGCACTGCAGGCACTCGGCTCGGAGGAGGAAGACAACAAGAGCAAGCTGGATTACAACTGGGTGACCA GGTGGCTGGACGACATTGGTCTGCCCCAGTACAAAACCCAGTTTGATGAAGGTCGGGTCGACGGCCGCATGCTGCACTACATGACCGTG GACGACCTCCTCTCCCTGAAGGTGGGCAgcgtcctccaccacctcagcaTCAAGAGAGCCATCCAGGTGTTGCGGCTCAACCACTACCAACCCAACTGCCTCCGCCGCCGACCCTCCCACGAG AACAACATCTCCCCGGCGGAGGTCTCCCAGTGGACCAACCACAGGGTCATGGAGTGGCTGCGCTCCGTGGACCTGGCGGAGTACGCCCCCAACCTGAGGGGCAGCGGGGTGCACGGGGGCCTCATG GTCCTGGAGCCGCGCTTCAACGTGGAGACCATGGCCCTGCTGCTCAACATCCCCCCCAACAAGACGCTGCTGCGCCGCCACCTGGCCACCCACTTCAGCGTGCTGGTGGGGCTGGAGGCCcagcagctcaagcaggagAGCCTGGAGCACCCCGACTACCTGCTGCTGACCGCCACCGCCAAGGTCAAG CCGAAGAAGGCCTTCGGTGGCTTCGGGACGCTGCGGAGGAAGAGGCAGGAGGACAGTGAGGAGTACGTCTGTCCCATGGACGTGGAGATGCCCAAGGGACGCAGCTTCCAGCGGGGATACGGAGGAGAGCTCCAGATATACGAGGACGACCTGGACCGCCTAGAGCAG ATGGAGGACTCAGAGGGAACAGTGAGACAGATCGGTGCTTTCTCCGAGGAGATCCAGAACCTGACG AGCATGCTGAAAGAGGATGAGTTCTTCAAAGAGGAGTCTTACTCGCCCAACCCCAGCGTCACAGACGAGGAATCAACAGCGTGA